The DNA sequence CTGCAGAAAATAGACATTTATAAGTGTTATGGTCTTATCATCAATTGCCTCTTTGAAGCTCATCTTTGCGACAAAGCCGATGACGATAAATATGTAGATAGCCAAAATTGAAAATATTATTGAACTCATGGAGCGATTATAGCAAATAGTGTATAATTCCCCACCAAAAAAAGGCGACATAAGATGCAGACAACAGAAGATATAGAAAAAATTATAGAAGATAATCAGGCTGTAATGCTCTACTTTTCAGCACCAACATGTAACGTCTGCCATGCGCTAAAACCAAAGCTCTTGGATGCTATCGAGAGTAACTTCGGCGAGTTTAAAGTTGTAAGCATAGATACTTCGTTTGAACAGGAGATTGCCGCTCATTTTAGTGTTTTTGCTATCCCTACCGTTTTGGTTTTTTTGGGAGGCAGAGAGTTTTTAAGAAAGTCACGCCACATGAGCGTTGATGAGGTCGTGCGGGAGATAAAACGACCTTACGAAATTATGATGAGCTAGGCTATTTCATAAAAGCGATAAGCGAAGCGGTAACCGCAACATTTAAAGACTCAACACCGCGGTTCATTGGAATGCTTATAGAGTCGTTGCAGAGTTTTTCAACCTCTTTTGAAACGCCGTCACTCTCGTTTCCTAGAACAAATATGGACCTATCGCTCTTTTTTATATCGTAGATGCTGTTTTTTGCATGTGAAGAGAGCAGATATATTTTTGTCTCTTTTAGCTCTTTTAATATCTCATCAAGCGTGTTGCAGTAGTATATTGGAAGTTTAAAAAGCGTTCCCGCACTCGCTTTTATGACAAGCGGAGAGATTTTAGCGCTGCTTTTTTTAGGAAGAATTATCCCATCTACATAACCGCCTGCACATGAGCGGATAATCATTCCGAGATTTTGAGGATTTTGGATGCTCTCAAGGGCAAGGAGTTTAAAGCTTTTGAGGTTTTTTATCTCATTTGCGCTTTGGTATGATGAAGCGATAATGTCTATTGCCACTCCTTGGTCCTGTTTGGCGTTTTTGCTGATGCGGCTCAGAGCATTTTTGTCGTGGTAGGCTACTTCTATGCCTCTTTTTTTTGCAAGCCCTAAAATGGTCTCTACCGCACCGTCAGGCTTGTTTGAATTTGACATGTGGAGTTTGTGTATTGCGATATTATCATCCTGCAAAACTTCTATAACGACATTTCTGCCATAGAGCGTGATTATCTTCTCAAAATATGCTTTTTTGTTTTTGTACTCTTGTGAATCTTCCAAAATCACCCTTTTGTTTATATGATGGAATTTTACACTATTTTGTTTTATTGAAAGTAAAAAAAAGTAACTACACGACAAGAAGCATATATTTCAAAAAATTATAGTACACTTAAGAAAAATCGGAGAGCTTGATGGATAGTAGAATAGATGAGATAGCCGCGCAAATAAAAACTCTTGAAGATGAACTTATGGCGGAGCTTAGAAAAAAGCAGGATGAGTTTTTTTACACGCTTGAGGATAAGAAGGTCAAGTTTCAAGAGAGTGTTATAGATGAAGGAAGAGCAAAGATTGTAAGTTCCATAAAGTATCTCTCCTCCTTTCCTGTTTTGGCAGTTTTAACGATACCGTTTATCTGGTCGATGATGATCCCTGCGCTTCTTGTCGACATCTTTGTTACTATCTTTCAAACAGCCTGTTTTCCTATATACAAGATACCAAAAGTCAAAAGAAGTGATTATGTAATGATGGATAGACACAATCTATTTTATCTTGACAGAGTTGAGAAGATAAACTGTTTGTATTGCGAGTATTTTAACGGTGTGATAGGCTATACAAGAGAGATAGCAGCCAGAACAGAGCAGTTTTGGTGTCCTATAAAACACTCAAAACCTCAAAAAGATATGCACTCAAGATATGAGAAGTTTTTTGATTTTGGAGATTTTCAAAGGTATAGAAAAGAGCTAAAGGAGAGAAGATCTGATTTTAAAGATCTGCAAGAGGAGACAGAAGCAACTAAATCTTAATTAATAAGGATGGCAGCAATATGGAAAGTATAGATACTGAATTAACCGAGTACACATGTCCGATGCATCCGGAAGTGGTGCAAAACGAGCCGGGTTCCTGCCCGAAGTGCGGCATGGCGCTTGAGCCTGTTGTAGCAAAAGCAGCAGAAGAGAAAAATGAAGAACTCATCGATATGAGCCGCCGTTTTTGGATCAGTGCCGCACTTACCCTTCCTCTCTTTATTTTAGCAATGACAGCCGACATGATGCCTTCACTTCTGCCTGATGGTTTAAGCATGAAACTGGTTCAATATATAGAGTTTTTTCTAGCCACTCCTGTCGTTTTGTGGGGTGGATGGCCCTTTTTTGTTAAAGGGTACAACTCTCTTAGAACAATGAACTTAAATATGTTCACTCTTATCGCACTCGGAGTTTTGGCTGCATGGCTTTACAGCATGGCCGCACTTTTTATGCCCAATCTGTTTCCGCAGATGATGCACACGGCTGATGGTCTGGTTCATGTCTATTTTGAAGCCTCCGCCGTCATCACGACGCTTGTTCTTCTTGGTCAAGTACTTGAACTGCGCGCCCGTTCTCAAACAAACAGTGCTATTAAGCTGCTGCTGGAACTGGCTCCAAACAAGGCGCGGGTTGTTCAAGAGGATGGAAGCGAAGAGGATATGCCAATAGAGCATATAAAAGTCGGAGATATTTTGCGTATTCGTCCAGGTGAAAAAGTGCCAGTTGACGGAGTAGTGATAGAGGGCAAGAGCAATGTGGATGAGTCAATGGTCACAGGCGAGCCCCTTAGCGTTGCCAAATTTAAAGGCGAGAGCGTTATAGGCGCCACTCTAAACGCAAACGGTACGCTTCTTGTGCAAGCCCAAAAGGTTGGTTCAGAGACACTTCTTTCACAGATCATAGAGATGGTATCACATGCACAACGCTCACGCGCACCCATACAAAAACTTGCAGATATCGTTGCAAGTTACTTTGTTCCTGCCGTCGTTCTTATCGCGCTTGTTACGTTTGTTGCGTGGTGGATATTCGGACCCGAGCCGAAACTTGCATTTGCAGTTGTAGGAGCCGTATCGGTTTTGATCATTGCATGTCCGTGCGCACTGGGTCTTGCTACGCCTATCTCTATAATGGTCGCAACAGGAAGAGGCGCTATGGCGGGAGTATTGATTAAAGATGCCCAAGCACTGGAGACTATGGAGAAGGTGGATACTTTGGTGGTGGATAAAACCGGTACGCTTACGGAGGGTAAACCTAAGCTTATCTCAGTATATGCAGAAGATGGATTTAGCGAGGATGAGCTGCTGCTTCTGGCTGCAAGCTTAGAGCGGGCAAGTGAACATCCATTGGCAGATGCTATTGTAGAGGGTGCAAAAGAGAGAGGTGTTGAGCTTAAGAAAGCCGATGAGTTTGAGACCATAAACGGAATGGGCATTACAGGTAATGTAAATGGGCGCAGAGTTGCAGTTGGAAACACAAAACTATTTGAGAAATTGGGTATAGAGAGCAGTAGGCTCTCGGATAGAGTTACTATAGAGAGAAGTGAGGGCAGAATTGTTATATTAGTTGCAATTGATTCAAAGGCCGCAGGATTTATCGCTGTCGCAGACCCTATAAAAGCTTCCAGTGCAAAAGCTATCCAAGATCTACATAGCAAGGGAATAAGAGTAGTAATGCTTACAGGCGATAATCGTGCGACAGCAGAGATTGTGGCAAAACAATTGGGTATAGATGAGGTTCATGCAGAGGTGTTGCCGCAGGAAAAGGCCGATGTAATCAAAGAACTTCAATCTCATGGACATATTGTGGCAATGGCGGGTGATGGCATAAATGATGCTCCTGCACTTGCCCTCTCTAATGTAGGTATCGCTATGGGAACAGGTACGGATATCGCAATGCACAGCGCAGACATAACATTGGTAAAGGGTGATCTGCGTGGTATTGTCAGAGCCAGAGCATTAAGCAGAGCGACTATGCGAAACATCAGGCAGAACCTCTTTTTTGCCTTCTTTTACAACTCAGTAGGAATTCCTATTGCGGCAGGAGTGCTTTATCCGTTTTTAGGTCTGCTGCTCTCTCCGATGATAGCAGCAGCGGCGATGAGCTTTAGCTCGGTATCGGTCATAGCAAACTCTTTAAGGTTGAGAAAAACAGAGTTATAGATGTGTGATATTGTAAACGATCTCGGTTTTGTTCTTTATGACCTTGATCTCTTCAACGCTTAGTCCATCTATCTCTAATGCCATAAACTCTTCTCTGGAGTTTATGCCGTTTTGCGCAACTGCACGAAGAACCAAACCTCTGTAGGCCTTTGCCCAGTGGCTCACCGTCTTGCCACCTTTTAAAAACTTCAGAGTTGTGTAGGGCTTTTTAACTTCGTAAAATTTGTCATAGTATCCTGCGCGCAGATCCAGTATCTCACAGTTCGCAAGATATAGGTCGAGCTGATACGAGAATCTGTC is a window from the Sulfurimonas crateris genome containing:
- a CDS encoding thioredoxin family protein: MQTTEDIEKIIEDNQAVMLYFSAPTCNVCHALKPKLLDAIESNFGEFKVVSIDTSFEQEIAAHFSVFAIPTVLVFLGGREFLRKSRHMSVDEVVREIKRPYEIMMS
- a CDS encoding copper-transporting P-type ATPase, translating into MESIDTELTEYTCPMHPEVVQNEPGSCPKCGMALEPVVAKAAEEKNEELIDMSRRFWISAALTLPLFILAMTADMMPSLLPDGLSMKLVQYIEFFLATPVVLWGGWPFFVKGYNSLRTMNLNMFTLIALGVLAAWLYSMAALFMPNLFPQMMHTADGLVHVYFEASAVITTLVLLGQVLELRARSQTNSAIKLLLELAPNKARVVQEDGSEEDMPIEHIKVGDILRIRPGEKVPVDGVVIEGKSNVDESMVTGEPLSVAKFKGESVIGATLNANGTLLVQAQKVGSETLLSQIIEMVSHAQRSRAPIQKLADIVASYFVPAVVLIALVTFVAWWIFGPEPKLAFAVVGAVSVLIIACPCALGLATPISIMVATGRGAMAGVLIKDAQALETMEKVDTLVVDKTGTLTEGKPKLISVYAEDGFSEDELLLLAASLERASEHPLADAIVEGAKERGVELKKADEFETINGMGITGNVNGRRVAVGNTKLFEKLGIESSRLSDRVTIERSEGRIVILVAIDSKAAGFIAVADPIKASSAKAIQDLHSKGIRVVMLTGDNRATAEIVAKQLGIDEVHAEVLPQEKADVIKELQSHGHIVAMAGDGINDAPALALSNVGIAMGTGTDIAMHSADITLVKGDLRGIVRARALSRATMRNIRQNLFFAFFYNSVGIPIAAGVLYPFLGLLLSPMIAAAAMSFSSVSVIANSLRLRKTEL
- a CDS encoding TrmH family RNA methyltransferase; the encoded protein is MEDSQEYKNKKAYFEKIITLYGRNVVIEVLQDDNIAIHKLHMSNSNKPDGAVETILGLAKKRGIEVAYHDKNALSRISKNAKQDQGVAIDIIASSYQSANEIKNLKSFKLLALESIQNPQNLGMIIRSCAGGYVDGIILPKKSSAKISPLVIKASAGTLFKLPIYYCNTLDEILKELKETKIYLLSSHAKNSIYDIKKSDRSIFVLGNESDGVSKEVEKLCNDSISIPMNRGVESLNVAVTASLIAFMK